The Agrobacterium cucumeris genome has a segment encoding these proteins:
- a CDS encoding ABC transporter ATP-binding protein, with amino-acid sequence MSPTVSVHDVTKTYGGKVNALRELSFNLHEGETVALVGHNGAGKTTLIKLLLGLIRPTSGHVEVLGENPANGDFAVRQALGYLPESVSFHLALTGRETLAFYARLKRVPMQSADSLFERVGLAAVAADRPIRTYSKGMRQRLGLAQALLGAPRVLLLDEPTSGLDPALRRNFYNLVDELRAGGATILLSSHALGELEDRAGRVIIVNRGVRIADGTLDDLRRIASLPSRIRIRPTGGGGAAAPADPAAQWTPTGDGAYETEVAHAARLPLLHRLTAAAAGIEALSLIEPTLDDLYAHFLNSQEAAS; translated from the coding sequence ATGAGCCCGACCGTAAGCGTTCACGATGTGACCAAGACCTATGGCGGCAAGGTCAATGCCCTGCGCGAACTGAGCTTTAACCTTCATGAAGGGGAGACCGTAGCTCTGGTCGGCCACAATGGCGCCGGAAAAACCACGCTGATCAAATTGCTGCTCGGGCTTATTCGCCCGACGTCGGGGCATGTGGAGGTGCTGGGCGAGAACCCGGCGAATGGCGATTTCGCCGTGCGTCAGGCGCTTGGTTACCTGCCGGAAAGCGTGTCTTTCCACCTGGCGCTGACGGGGCGGGAAACGCTTGCCTTCTACGCCCGTCTCAAGCGGGTGCCCATGCAATCCGCCGACAGCCTGTTCGAGCGTGTCGGCCTTGCCGCCGTGGCCGCCGACCGGCCCATTCGTACCTATTCCAAGGGCATGCGGCAGAGGCTTGGCCTTGCCCAGGCATTGCTCGGCGCACCAAGGGTTCTGCTGCTCGATGAACCGACCAGCGGCCTCGACCCGGCCCTGCGGCGCAATTTCTACAACCTCGTCGATGAATTGCGGGCAGGCGGCGCGACGATCCTCCTGTCGTCGCATGCGCTGGGGGAACTGGAGGATCGGGCCGGACGCGTCATCATCGTCAATCGTGGCGTGCGCATTGCCGATGGCACGCTGGATGATCTGAGACGGATCGCCAGCCTGCCGTCGCGTATCCGTATCCGCCCGACTGGCGGGGGCGGAGCCGCAGCACCTGCCGATCCCGCGGCGCAATGGACCCCGACCGGAGACGGCGCTTACGAGACGGAGGTGGCGCATGCCGCAAGGCTGCCGCTGCTGCACCGCCTCACGGCTGCTGCCGCCGGTATCGAAGCCCTGAGCCTCATCGAGCCGACGCTCGATGATCTCTATGCCCATTTCCTGAACAGCCAGGAGGCCGCGTCGTGA
- a CDS encoding nitrous oxide reductase family maturation protein NosD, which produces MRHPKDAARWGMVAIVAVIPGLADAETIRLSAAATPILQQAIDRAQTGDELVLESGDFSGPVTIGTSIKLRGEPGAAIRGTGQGSVVTITAEDVIFSGIIVSGSGGSLEDMNSGVFVARTAKRAIVENSRFEENLYGVYLHGADDSIARNNVIIGTGEGRLSETGNGVTLWNAPGARVTGNDISFGRDGIATNASKRNVFSGNRFSNLRFAIHYMYTNDSEISDNVSSGNSVGYAIMFSSRLKITGNVSDGDRDHGLLLNYANSSTVTGNTVRGHMQPASRWSERGIRSQEHGVPAADDETAADTSGMRPGPEKCVFIYNANRNRLRDNRFEGCDIGIHFTAGSEGNMMSGNAFIANRNQVKYVGTRYVDWSEKGRGNYWSDNPAFDLDGDGIADNPYRPNDLIDRVLWTAPQARVLTSSPAVQVVRWAQARFPALLPGGVTDSHPLMSPPQPPREPRS; this is translated from the coding sequence ATGAGGCATCCAAAAGATGCGGCGAGATGGGGGATGGTGGCGATTGTCGCCGTCATTCCCGGCCTGGCGGATGCTGAAACCATCCGCCTTTCCGCTGCCGCGACCCCAATACTTCAACAGGCCATCGACCGTGCACAGACGGGCGACGAACTGGTGCTGGAAAGCGGCGATTTTTCCGGGCCGGTGACCATTGGCACGTCCATTAAGCTGCGCGGCGAGCCGGGTGCGGCCATTCGCGGCACCGGTCAGGGAAGTGTCGTCACCATCACCGCCGAAGACGTGATCTTCAGCGGCATTATCGTATCCGGCTCCGGCGGTTCGCTGGAAGACATGAATTCGGGCGTCTTCGTCGCCCGCACCGCCAAACGGGCGATTGTCGAAAACAGCCGCTTCGAAGAAAATCTGTATGGCGTCTATCTGCATGGCGCCGACGATTCCATCGCGCGCAACAATGTCATTATCGGTACGGGCGAAGGTCGTTTAAGCGAAACCGGCAACGGCGTGACCCTGTGGAACGCGCCCGGCGCACGCGTCACCGGCAACGACATCAGCTTCGGGCGCGACGGCATCGCCACCAATGCCAGCAAACGCAACGTGTTCAGCGGTAACCGGTTCAGCAATCTGCGATTTGCCATCCACTACATGTACACCAACGACAGCGAGATCAGCGATAACGTCTCCAGCGGCAATTCGGTGGGATACGCCATCATGTTTTCCAGCCGCCTGAAGATCACTGGAAACGTCTCCGATGGCGACCGGGACCACGGCCTGCTTTTGAATTACGCCAACAGTTCCACCGTCACCGGCAATACGGTGCGCGGCCATATGCAGCCCGCATCGCGCTGGAGCGAACGCGGCATCCGCTCGCAGGAACATGGTGTGCCGGCCGCCGATGACGAGACTGCCGCGGATACCTCGGGAATGCGACCCGGCCCGGAAAAATGCGTCTTCATCTACAATGCCAACCGCAACCGCCTGCGCGACAACCGTTTCGAAGGTTGCGATATCGGCATTCATTTCACCGCCGGTTCGGAAGGCAACATGATGAGCGGCAATGCCTTCATCGCCAATCGCAACCAGGTCAAATATGTCGGCACGCGTTATGTCGACTGGTCGGAAAAGGGGCGCGGCAATTACTGGAGCGACAACCCCGCTTTCGATCTGGATGGTGACGGCATAGCCGACAATCCCTATCGCCCGAATGATCTGATTGACCGCGTGCTGTGGACCGCGCCGCAGGCGCGGGTGCTGACCAGCAGCCCCGCCGTGCAGGTGGTGCGCTGGGCGCAGGCGCGGTTTCCAGCCCTTTTGCCGGGCGGGGTCACCGACAGTCATCCCTTGATGTCGCCGCCGCAGCCTCCCAGGGAGCCACGCTCATGA